AGAGACAGGGCCCCACGCTAAATTCAGCTGTGACTCCAGTACTAACTGTTGTCTAGTTGGACCCTGGGCTCTTTTGGAGTATTTCACTGGCTTTGGCAGCTCCCCGCTCCCCGCCAACTATGCCAAGGGAACTGGGTTTACTTCTACCCCAAGCACAATGCCGAGGTAAACCTCTGGGCGTGGAGTCAAGGTCACTGGACTCAACTCAGAGATCTCCCCAGGTGGGGAAATGTGGCTTTGGTGATTCACTCCCCtactctgatcctcagttttctcttctgtaaagtgggaatttTTAGCAATTGGTTTAACAAACACACCAGGTCCTTCAAagtgatttacaaatattattaactcatttaatgctcaGACAGCCCTATCAAGGAGGAGCTATTAGTCCCATTTTagagcagaggaaactgaggcacagagaggctaagcaagctacccaaagtcacagagccgCCTGGATTCCACCCCGGGTTGTCCCGCGCCAGACTAGGCAGGGTGGTGAATTTGAGGTCTCGTCCGTCCTCCCATACCGGGATGTGAGCTCTGGGAGGTGCACAGAGGCGTTTAATGAACGTTGTGGAATGAAGGGATGAGTGGATATTTTAGGATGGCCACATCCCTTCGTGACCGCCCGCGCCCTGCTGCCGCTCTCTGTTCTGGGAATTCTATTCGTGGTCGGGGCTTCTAGTCCCAGTAAACCGGATCCTCGGGGCGAGAGGGGACCCCAGGGAAATCACGGGCTTGGGCTGAGCCGAGGCTGGAGATTAACCCACTCACAGCGGGGCACAGGCGCCACCTGGCGGCGGAGTCCTGCTAAGACAGAGACGCCGGGACCAGAAACGTTTGCTTTGGGCGTGGTTGAATCGGCATCTTTGAAAGGGAGTTGATAGCGGGTGGGCAGTTGTCTGAAAATCAGTGTTTGATACTGGGTGCTTCATAACTTTGGCTTCCAAACTTTTCTGACCGTGATGCAAAGTAAGATATGATTTCACATCAACATAGTTTCACAAAATACCACTCTGTGATACATGGTATCTTGTATTCTGTTCTATTCATATCTTTAAACACTGGTCAGAATCCTTTAAATTGATATCCGACTCTATGATGGGTGCCcatctgcaccatttttttcAGCTCACGAAGAAAGATTGTGATGGAGAAAGGGTTAGCTCCCAGAGCCAACTCTTTCCAAATTCCTCGTGATTTCTCTCCTTTGTGCTACCTCTCAGGTCCAGCTTTGCTATCCCTTCCTTCAACATAAggaacctagggcttccctggtggcgcagtggttgagagtccgcctgccgatgcaggggacacgggttcgtgctccggtccgggaggatcccacatgccgcggagcggctgggcccgtgagccgtggccgctgcgcctgcgcgtccggagcctgtgctccgcaacgggagaggccacaacagtgagaggcccgcgtaccgcaaaaaaaaaaaagataaggaaccTAGGCTCAGAGAGTCAAAGACGCCTGTTCAAAGCCCAACAGCTTGGATGTGCAGTGCCACATTCCGCCTCATTTCTGGCGGAGAAAAAGCACTAAGTTCTCCTAATTTCACTGTTATTAAGTCAAGTTTAATTTAGTTCTTTCTCCTTGCTTGCTGATAAAGATTGAGCTGCgctggcctgtggttttcttgtcATGTACAATGTAAATTATTGACATTCCAGAgctagggctttttttttttttctgggcttaAAATTGCAAGTCTTCATAGGTAACAAAACAAATCAGAGATGGAGATCCAGAGTCTGCGCCTATTCTAGATCGTTCAAACAAACCATCCTTCTTAAATATGCATAAATGTGacagataaaatatgaaaatcatcTTCTGAGCAACAGTTGTCAAGGACTGCCCACGCCAAAATCCACAGGAATGCCAGAGAGGAGTTAGCACTAAAGATAATTTGTCTTGAGGGCCTTTTGGCTGCTCCAAGCAAGCTTGAACGTGGGCTTTGACATTTGTGTTTACTTCTGCTAGGTAGCAACACCAGTCAGGGACGCTTCAAACTAAGTTCAAGCTCTGAGGGTCCCTGTCCCCCCAACTACCAGTACCCAGGGTGAATATCCACAGTGAGTCTGGGCTGTGGCCACAGCTCCTCAGAGAtgtatttttcctattcttttttttaaaccttgctGTGCTCAGCACCAAGAGATGAAGGATAATGAAGTAAAAGGGGTGCCCAAGTGGGGCATCTAAAAGATGacgcttggggcttccctggtggcgcagtggttaagaatccgcctgccagtgcaggggaccacgggttcgagccctggtctgggacgatcccacatgccgcggagcaactaagcccgtgcaccacaactactgagcgtgcgctctagagcccacaagccacaactactgaagcccgtgtgcctagaacccatgctccgcaacaagagaagccaccacaatgagaagcccgcgcaccacaacgaagagtagcccctgctcgccacaactacagaaagcccgcgtgcagcaacaaagacccaacgcagccaaaaataaataaataacttttttaaaaattggagggaGAGCATGCATGTGAAGTAACTGCTTAAAGGGCATGGAGCTATATTTTGGCAcgatggaaatgttttggaactagatagaggtggtggttgtGCAACATTGTTGagctaaatgtcactgaattgttcacttttaaatggttaattacatgttatgtgaatttcacctcaatgaAAAACAATTAAGACTTGGTaaagaaagactttcttcaaAAGGATTATTGCAAAACAGAGGAGGGGCTATTGCAATGGGAGAGGCATTATTATAATCAGGAAAACCGTAAGATTTGCAAGCTGCACAAGGGTCAGGCAacggagtttttcttttttttttttaagagtttttcttttatagGGAGGAGTAAACAAGGCTAAAAAGAACGAGATGTGGGGAAGTAGTATGACAAGGTAGCTTTCTAGAACAGTAGATCAGAGAGAATGGTTTATCCTGAGGCCACCCTATTCAGAGGTTGTATTCCAAAATGCTGGAAGGTATGTGGTGGGAGACTTAACTTAGGTTTGGTTAACAAACATTTTGTGCCGACTGATCCATGGCGGGCAAAACAGCTAATCGTTTATGAGtccaaaaaatggaaatttggagGATCTGTGTGTTGCCTTGTCTTAGGTCAACAAGGGGCTCATCCATGGGTCTTATCTAAGTCATATGGGGAAGGGTGCTTCTTTGCAGTAAGCCATTTCCTGGAAAGCAaaagttggggggtggggtgcagggcagGGGATTTCTTCTCTGTTGTCCAGATGCATAAGGCTCAGGTAAATGTCGGCACTGTCACAAATAAATATGCTTTACTGTAGGGTGGAGAAGGGCAAAACCTGCCCCTTTGGACAGGTCAGCCCTCAGGTGGAATTTCAGCCCCAATTCACAACACTTGGCTGGCCCAAGTGTCGAGACTTGAATTTAAGTAGAAATAAATACGAACGTAGCAGTTCTCACGCTTTTTGGTCTCAGAGACCCCTTTGCACTCTTAAATAAATAACAGAGACCCCAAAGAACTTTTGTTTGCATGggttatatctatcaatatttatagTCCCACgtgccaggactcaaacccagccagAACCCGGATTGGGACTTAGGTCCacagtctttttttgtgtgtgtgtgatacacgggcctctcactgctgtggcctctcccgttgcggagcacaggctccggacgcgcaggctcagtggccatggctcacgggcctagctgctccgcggcatgtgggatcttcccggaccggggcacgaacccatgtcccctgcatcggcaggcggactctcaaccactgcgccaccagggaagccccacagtcttttaattgagatcacacacctggtctcaggacttaatgaagctcagtttCTTGATGTCTCGCTTCAGAAAAAATTCAGTgaaagacaaagtgataggtaagaagtggatttatttagagagaaacacactccaccaACAaaatgtgggccatctcagaaggcaggaAGCCCTGAagtatggggtggttagtttttatgggctgggtaatttcacagGCTAATGAGCGgcaggattattccaactattttggggaagaggcagagatttccaggaattgggccactgcccactttttggccttttatggttagcCTCTGAACTGTCATGGCCCTGGTGgctgtgtcatttagcatatgctaatgtattacaatgaacaTATAATGAGGCttaaggtccactggaagtcaaatcttctgccatctcGGACCTAGTAAGtcctaaccagtttttgtcatgtcctacggttatgtcattcttttaaaggttgtgccctgtccCTTTCCTTCCTGTTTCAGTTTCGGCAATTAAAATTGCAAAACTTTTAAACTGagaatacacaaacacatattcCATTAGCCGTCAGAGTAACGATGTCATACATCACATAACCTCTGGAaaattccagagagagagagagagagagagagggagagggagggagagggagagaaggaggcaaaTACCATCTTACTATTactatgaaaatagttttaactTTGTAAAATACCTGGAAGTGCCTTGGGGACCTCAACATTGGGAACTGCTGGCCTAGGAGCCCCTGCATCCCTGTATTCCTGACCCTGGCTAACTCTCTTATTTTATCTTAATGACCAGACTCCCTAACGtccatttcccccttttccttttggTAATAGGACCACCTAGGCTCTGCCTGAGAAAATGACCACTCATCtagagactacatttcccaggctcctttGCAGGTAGGTGTTCCCACGTGACAAATTTCCAGCCAAAGGAAAGGAGCAGAAGAGGTGTGGAAAACTCCCAGCTCACATCCTTAAAAGGAGGGTCCTTAAAAGGAGGCTGCTTGCCCTCCAGTATCTCTTTGCCCTGTCCTGCTTGCTGTAACGAAGTTATAGTGATGATGATTTGGCTTCAACCATCTTGAAGAGGCTGACATTTAGGAGACTGGTTCCCAAattgtggtccccagaccagctgTAGCTGCAGCAGTGGCACCTGGGGCTTTGTGAGAGaggcaaattctcaggccccatccaagacctgctgaatcagaaactctggggcatGGGGCCCAGGACTGTGTTTCCAAAacccctccaggggattctgatgcacagTCCAGTTTGAGGACCAGAGCTGGgagatgtggagcaacaagatAGAAGGAACCTGGGTCCTACCTCAGCAGGTAGGGCTGACCTACTCCCTGCCCCATCTACCAGTGTGGATATTTACATGAGAAAATCAGTGCATCTCACTAAAGCCTCTGTTATGTGGTCTTTGGTAAATCAAGTCAATATTAAATACACTccttgattctttttgaattaaaaattttaggcATACACCACACAACCATGAGGAATGgctactattgggttggccaaaaagttcgttcgggttttttccataatgaaccttttggccaactcaatatttaaaaaaaaaaaaaagaaaagactaagtTGGCAAGgattggagaaactggaacccttgtgtactgttggtgggaatgtaaaatggtgccacCACTGTGGAACACAGCTGggcatttcctcaaaaaattgaaaatagaattaaaattattattattaaaattaaaattattattattaaattatattattattaaatttaaattaaattattattaaattaaaatcaaattattattaaaattaaagttattaaaattaaaaatagaattccaaATCAAATTACCATTTGATtcaacaattctacttctggttGAAACTTGAGGACCTTGAatagtacctcatataagtggaatcatacactatcttttgtgactggcttatttcactgagcataatgtcctcaaggttcatccatgttgtagcatgtgttaaaatttccttccttcttaacgctgaatcatattccattcCTACAGCTAGCAGTACCCATGTAACATAGCTCTAGACAATTGGATGTAAGCAGAAATCTACCAGAGTCAGCCAAGAAAGATCTGACCTCCTGTCTCAAATTTAGATACAATGCCTGGAGCTGTGGCCTCCATCCTGTGACCATGATGTAAAAGCCAAGAGAATCAGAGAGACCCCGGTAACAGCAGCAACCTCGCTCTAGACTTCTGTGGAAAAAACTTACGTGCACACCACTGATGGGCAGGTATGCTGTTACTTGCAGCCGAAAGCATTTATAACTAATACACTTGGTTGAGTTATATCACCTCTGTCTCCCCAACCGGAATGTAGGCTCCACAGTGGCAGAGAACATGACTTTGTTCACCACTATGTGACCAGCCCTTTCTCTCCcagccagcacccagcacagaccACACAGATGCAATGAGTGCTTGTGGTTATTCATCCAAAACCTAACAATACCTTCCTTTTGGGTTGACTGAAATAATCATGCAAAGTGCTTAAAATAGCACTCGGTACACAGTAAGCCTTCAAAAAACAGATGTAGCTGAATGTCTCTGCCACGGCTACCAGGCCACCTCCCACTTCCTCCCGACTTCCCCTGGGAAGCTTTGCTCAGACAGCCGGCTCCTCATCACAGGGTACCCCACAACTGTGCTGCAGCCATCCAGGCCCTTTTGGTGTCACCATTTTTGGTGACAAGGACCACGGTGAGCTCGCACCTTTGGCTATTCTCTCTTTTCCCTGTCTACGTAAGTAACAAATGGAAGCTAAAAGTGGGTCTTGTACCTTTACCGGTCCAATCAGTCCCATCCTGGCCTTGACTGTGTGTCGGTGTGTGTGCTTGACCATAAGTATTatgttatttccattattatcatcattgtcTTTGGTCTGAGACTGCCCCCCGAGCAACTCCTCTCAAACACAAGACGCACAGCCAGAGGAAATCCTGCATTTTATTCCCACTCACAGCCCCCAGAAAGGATCGGTCCCCGCCCTCCCTCACCTAGATgcagcccctcccccaacactTTCACCAAACACTGATTTCCTCCCAGAGCTAAAATGAACACCCAGTCACCCATTATGGCCAATCCCCCCACCCGCCCACCTCCTCAGCTGCCCACTTATCCAGCTGCTCTGTGAACTTGGCCACCTTTTGGTTCCACCCCCAAATGTAGTTTCCCCAAGGTCACTTGGCTTATTTTGCTTGCATTCTTCAGGCACCTTTCTTAAAGCCCTCCCTGACTTAGTCTCCAGATGGCACCCCTGTCCTCCTCTGCAGATGTTCTGCAGAGATTCCTGGTCTCACTTCCCTGCTTGAGAGACCAGGTTTCCAagctctcccctgcccccccccaattCCCCATGGGCCTCTGTTCCACAGCTGTTAGTTGAAGGGTATAGATGTTGACTAAGGCCAAACATTCCATGattctggggagggaggaggggagcaaaTTCAGAATGGACaggaaaggaggcaaggataaaaggagaggcaggagggagagggagagggaggaggaggaaggggggaggagggggagggagaggtttgGAAGGCAGCTAGAGGCAGGGGGATGACTGGGGAcctccctcctcagccccagAAACAGAAGTGAGCCACAGCTGAAGACCTGCACCCCCGCTATGGCCTGAAGACCCCGCCCAGCTAGCTGTGCCGGGTCCTCTGGCTTCCAGCCTTGTACACTTCGATGAGCAGGTCCTTGACGTACTGGATCTCGCGCTCCACCGACTCAGCCCTCGCCCTCAGCTCCCGGTTCCgggcctccagcccctggcactcGCCCTCCAGGGCCTCGCCCTCTGCACGCTTCCTCTGGCGGTACCTCAGAGCTGCTGACTTGTTCTGGTCTCTCTTCTTTTGCTTGCGGTCCCCTCGGGGGGTGGCGGCAGGactggggtagggggtggggcgggagggttgagggggaggagaagggggttGCTGTGGGGGGGACAGGGGCGCCAACCCCGAGTCCCCCTGGGCGGCCTCACTGCGGCAGCAGATGGCCAGCAAGTCGAGGGTgtccggggtggggggtggggggaggtcaaatgtggggagggggagggggagggggagggagggtgccGGTGCCGGCTGTGTCGGAGGtgcggaggggggtggggggagtgggccGTCAAGGAAGAAGTCTTCCATCTGCTCCAGCTCCTTCTTGAGGAGGGAGGCCATAGCTTCCAagtcaggtgggggtggggaaggtggggggagggcaccTGAGGGCAAAGGGGGCTCCAGAGGGAGGAGGGCTGTAAAGTCCACCCGCTCGGTCATCCAGTCAGAGAAGCCGTCGCCTGGAGGATTGGAGAGGGACAGAAGGCTCCTTGAGTTCCTAATCCTCCACCCAACCAGGTCCCACTCACGACTACCTCATTCGTGGAGTAAAACCACCAACCAGCCAATCAGCcaaccaaccaatcaaggaaTCATCAAACCAGTCAACAGACCAGCCAACTAACCGACCAATTAGCCAGACAATCAATGAACCAGTCAACCAACCAATGACCCAAACAACAAAACAGTCAACCAGCCGTCTCTTCAACCATCCCACCATCCTCTTTCCGGATTAGCCTGCATCTGTGGTTTCTTGATTGACCCTCTAGTTTACTCGTAAGTGGCAAACTAAATCACACATAAACACACCCTGTTTCACCTTTAATTAATTATTGAAAACCCACTATGTACAAGCATTTGCGATACACTAATGAA
Above is a genomic segment from Kogia breviceps isolate mKogBre1 chromosome 18, mKogBre1 haplotype 1, whole genome shotgun sequence containing:
- the ATF5 gene encoding cyclic AMP-dependent transcription factor ATF-5, which encodes MSLLATLGLELDSTLLPASGLGWLVDYGKLPLAPAPLGPCEVLGGALEGGLPGGGEPLAGDGFSDWMTERVDFTALLPLEPPLPSGALPPPSPPPPDLEAMASLLKKELEQMEDFFLDGPLPPPPSAPPTQPAPAPSLPLPLPLPTFDLPPPPTPDTLDLLAICCRSEAAQGDSGLAPLSPPQQPPSPPPQPSRPTPYPSPAATPRGDRKQKKRDQNKSAALRYRQRKRAEGEALEGECQGLEARNRELRARAESVEREIQYVKDLLIEVYKAGSQRTRHS